The following are encoded together in the Patescibacteria group bacterium genome:
- the prmC gene encoding peptide chain release factor N(5)-glutamine methyltransferase: MTIYKALAWGKQKLAQKSTSAELDAEVLLSYTLKKSKEWIFANPQLLIINYQLSKYKRLINRRAKGEPVAYLTKNNSFYGLDFYVDERVLIPRPETEMLVEETLKRVTHNIGVDCNQPLQIVDVGTGSGCIAVAIAKNLTRMKAGKRLPAFRVNVYATDISKDALTVARKNSQKHKVKIKFLQGDLLEPIFKKRIKPTIIAANLPYLKPSQIKGDIKYEPRKALVGGKDGLEYYKRLLRQASQCKKQETRNKDAKEIQISNFKIQTLNCLFEINPSQSQAIKKLIKKYLPKSRVETKKDLAGWERMVIVTTHDAHITTQK, translated from the coding sequence TCATATACTCTGAAAAAGTCAAAAGAGTGGATTTTTGCAAATCCCCAATTATTAATTATCAATTATCAATTATCAAAGTATAAACGTCTGATAAACCGCCGCGCTAAAGGGGAACCAGTGGCCTATTTAACCAAAAATAACTCTTTTTACGGCTTGGATTTTTATGTGGATGAGAGGGTGTTGATTCCGCGGCCGGAGACGGAGATGCTGGTGGAGGAGACATTGAAACGCGTAACGCACAACATAGGGGTTGATTGCAATCAACCCCTGCAAATCGTTGATGTGGGAACCGGGTCGGGGTGCATTGCCGTTGCGATTGCCAAAAATTTAACACGGATGAAGGCGGGCAAACGCTTGCCCGCCTTCAGGGTAAATGTGTATGCCACAGATATTTCAAAAGACGCCCTGACTGTCGCTCGCAAAAACTCCCAAAAACACAAGGTCAAAATCAAATTTCTCCAAGGCGACCTGCTTGAGCCAATTTTTAAAAAAAGAATTAAACCAACAATAATCGCAGCCAATCTCCCCTATCTCAAGCCCTCGCAAATTAAAGGCGATATTAAATACGAACCGCGGAAAGCGTTGGTTGGTGGGAAGGATGGGTTGGAATATTATAAACGACTTTTGAGACAAGCTAGTCAATGCAAGAAACAAGAAACAAGAAACAAGGATGCAAAAGAGATACAAATTTCAAATTTCAAGATACAAACTTTAAATTGTTTATTCGAAATCAACCCCTCGCAATCTCAAGCAATCAAAAAATTAATAAAAAAATACCTGCCGAAAAGCAGGGTGGAGACAAAAAAAGATTTAGCGGGATGGGAACGGATGGTGATCGTCACGACTCACGATGCACATATCACGACTCAAAAATAA